Genomic DNA from Mauremys mutica isolate MM-2020 ecotype Southern chromosome 13, ASM2049712v1, whole genome shotgun sequence:
AGTACCCACTCTGGCATTCAGTCCTCCAGGATCTCTATGGTTAGAAGCAGATGTGGGCAGCACCTATTCTGCTAGTCAGTGTTCCACAATCTCTATGGGTCAGAGCAGATGAAGGCAGCACCCGCTCTGGCATTCAGTCCTCCAAGCTCTCTATGGTGAGGAGTCAACAGCGACTCCTACAGCATCCGCTCTGGTATTCAGTCCTCCAGGCTCTCTGGTCAGAAGCAGATGAGAGCATAAGATCCAACACAGCACTCCTGGTATTCAGTCCTCTATAGTCTCTATGGTTAGGAGCCAAGAGGGGCATAAAAACTCCACAGCGCCCACTCTAATATTCAGTCTTCCACAAGCTCTATGGGTAGCAGATGTGGGCAGCACCCACTCTGGCATTCAGTCCTCCAGGATCTCTATGGTTGGAAGGAGAATCTCTCCTGGTGCCCGAAGGGGCCAGCAAtcccgtccctgccccccagcattcAATCCTCCAGAATCTCAGCGAACAGCTCCCTGCGTTTGGTCTCCGCCTCTTGGTGCCGGTCCCAGTCTCGCCGGCGCTTCAGGAAATGGGTCAGAGCGAAGTTCCGCACCACGTGGTGCCCAAAGGGGTCATTACGcagttgctgctcctgctcaacTGAGGGAACAGATGGATTGGGATGAGAGATGCAGCCAACTCTTGAGTGGAGCACTGGTGCTTTTAGCAGCACACAGGAACAGcccagtttaggacaggaagtgatcAAGGATCCTGTATCCAGTCCACAGATTAGGATGGACTGGCCTGAACTGGGATTCAAACAGGACTCCGGGGTAGGGAGAGGAGCTAGGGTTGGAACGGGAAGGGGGCTCTTACCCAGTTCCTGGGCAATCTGTCTCTTGGCCGGCAGGGTGGCCCGGCTCCAGATGGCGTCCAGGACTCTGCTCCCGTGTTTGTTGCAAGCCAGAGACACGTAGTGACCCTGAGGACGAGCGGGGAGAGTCAGATGCGTAGCCCGGGCACtgcaagcttccccacagcagtgcccctggccccacactcACCTGGAGCCCGCGCAGCACCTTGCGCCTGGGCTTGCGGGGTACGGAGGGGCTGGCCAGGAGGGCGTCGTAGACGTGGCTGCCGGCCGGGCTGCAGGCCAGGGTGACCAGGTCGTGCGGGGGAAGAGCGGCCAGGCTTCGCAGCACAGGGGAGGGGTCGGCAAAGTGCAGCAGGTGTTGGAGCAGCAGGGAGCcgtggagggaaactgaggccagggTAGGTGGGGAATCAggctgagagagagaagggaagaggGGAAAGGAATAAGGGTGGAGGGCATCCCAACTAGCCCCTACCCTCCAGTCACTGCTCCAGCAGTGACCCACCCTCTTCCAGCCCCCCCCTTCCTCTTAACccccccatttccctcctccccccaataaCCCAGTCCCTCTGAGAGCCAAAACAGCCCCCCGCAATTCTTCCACTGCCCCCCCTGCTGCTTGATCACTGCCCCAGGGAATGaccactgccccccacccagctccatctgtgccccccccaccttttccccATACTCACCTGCTCTTCCAGGGGGGGCTGCGCCTCCTGGCCCTCCCCTGGGGCATAGTACACCTCGTAGGGCAGCAGGGAGGCAAAGAGGGGGGCGCAGGCTGCCCGCcgggcagggggctcccagcagtggaaggcctgtgggcaggaagggggagcctGAGATGAGAGCCAGgcaaggggagaggggagcagaaggggggactgatctggggggagggtggctaCTCACCTCCATAAgcacctgcagcgcctcctgctggccggcCCCGCACCGCCGGCAGGCTCCCAGCAGCGCCGTGGCCACCCCCGCGTGCCCCTGGGCCAGCacctcctccagcccagggcccagctctgccagcaccttCCCCAGCTGCGAGGGAACAAAGGGGGCATCAGGGGGCGTGGCCAAGCCCCacccactggctcctccccccaccaggagcaACCTACCTCCACGTGGCctcccccattcaaccccctccctcccagatacccccccccagctccaccccacttCCCACCATCTGCCCCATGCCCTCCGccccacacctccccctcccccgtggcCCCACTGACCAGCTTGGGGGGCGCGGCCCCGATGAGGCGCTGGAGGGTGAAGTTGGCCACCCCGTGGCCCGCCAGCGCCCGCAGCTGGCCCCGGAAGTGCTGCCGGTAGAGCAGCCGCAGCGCCCGCGGCTCCGACACCTCCAGCACCTTGTCCAGCACTCGGCTGCAGACCGGGTCCTTCAGGAAcaccagcagggggctgcagggatcgAGGGGGCGTTAGCCAATCAGACAGCACCAGCCTGGCCCAATGAGaaggcaccccaacccccttacagccaatcagagcacacCCAGCCAATCACCAGCCTCCTGGCAAGTCTGAAAGCAGCTGCTCACAGCCTCAGCCAATCATAACCCAGGTGGCCACAATCACCAATCACAGCCACTTGGCCTTCTCCTGACCCATCAAAAAAATAGAGCTAGTTTCCAGCCATTCACAACCCACCTAAGACAGCTGCTGACCAATGAGAAAGCAGCCTTCCTGCCCCATCATCACAACTTTCTGGACTCATTTCCTGACCAATCAGAAGGCATGTGACCACACCTCAGCCAATCACAACCCATCCTTCGTGCTCATGCCGTGCACCCAATCAGAAGTCAGATAAGACTGGCACCAGCCAATCACAACCCACCTACCCAAGTAGAACCCAGCCACCTTACCAAACTACATGCCATTCCCCCATGGCCAATCAGAATGGGTCTAACCCACAGCCAATCGCATGACCCCAAGCCCACCATCCAGCCAATCAGGCAGTACCCACTACTCTGGGAGGGAGAAGGCAGAGAGCCATACTCATCCCACAGCCAATCACAAGCCACCTGCTCCACCCCCTACAGACAGCACTaaccatcccccacctccacaccTAATTAGAGCCTATCCAAATAGACCCCATAGCCAATCAGAGCCCTCATGGCCACAACCAATCAGGAGGCTCACCTGCATCCAGCGGCGGGGTTCCGCGAGCTCAGGTAGCCAATCACAGAGCTGCACAGCTCAGCGCAGGCCTCGGGCAGTTTCCTGTGCAAAACCTCCAGTGccacctgcaggcagaggctggcgaCTCTGTGGGTGATGAACTCTGGGGCGGGGACAGACGGacggggtgagtggggggggagctctccagcagggggcgctgtggggcaggagggctggtgGTGGGGGGTGCTCCCAATcccgcggggggggcgctggggtcGGCTCACCTGCGATGTTCTCCTGGAAAGCAGCAATGAACTCGCGCAGGAGGGCCGGGAACGAGTCCGGCACTTCAAACTCCACCGGCCCCTCGCTCTTGGCTTCAGCCCGTTTCTTgcgtggggcagggggccctGGAGGGGCAAGATAGGAAGAGCAGGATGAAGGGGACCATCAGGCAGCGAAGGGGGCGACACTGAGTCGTTAACCTGCGGAACTCACGGCCACTGGATATTCAGGGGGCAGAAACAATGAAAGGCCAGGGATGGGGGATCAGTTCCCCCATTCTTCCTACACCCCCTTGTGCTGGACCCTCATATCCCTcacgccaacccccttctcagtctcaaccccccccacacacacaccgggTCCCATTTTACCCTCCCCTTCCCACCTGGACCCCACTGTCCTCCTGTACGTCTCCCCACTACTGAGTCCCTTGTCCCCTGCTCCATCACAATATGCCCCCTCTtgttctctccccgcccccctcagccccccaccctctgttTCCTCCAGTCTCTACCTCCTCTTGAttctccccatcctccctgcccagtgcccccgtCCTGCCGCCCTGTGCCCCAGTCCCCACCCCAGacatcccctccccagtggtaGTGTGTGGAAGTGACACTGGCCCCGATCAATACTCACCTGTCCCCGAGAGCCCCCGGGCCGCATCAGAGCCGACACGGACCCCCCCCAGTACCTGCAGCAGGGTCCTCACCACAAAACTGGCGTGGGGGTCCCGGGCGAAGGCCCTCAGCTCCTCCCTCAcggcctgccccagctgcagcacaagcTCCTCCAGCGTCCCAGCGTCCTCCtctcccagcagctggggagccCGGAGCAGGGCAGCCTCCAGAACATGGGCACcacaagggtggcaggcagcctggcacagggcgggcagcagggggcgcaggaGCTTGGCCAGCTGGGCAGGTGAGGCCTCAGGCAGCAGGGCCTGGAGCAGCAGGGAGCCAGAAGGGtccagggccaggggcagcacgGAGCCCACCGCCTCCTCCAACACGTTGGTGACGAACAGACCTGGGGGGAGAACACAGTGAGACGTACTGCGCTGTGCACTCCCCAGCAACCTCCTGGCCCCCAGTATCCTCCTGCCGCCACCTCCAGCGTATTGGTGACAAACAGACCTTGAGGGGAGAACACAGTGAGAGACGTACAGCACCGTGCACCccgtgacgttatgagtgtaatagAATATCTCACTGAAAGGTGACATAGGGCTAgaaagttaattaactcacagactgacctgacccatggccaaACTTTATAAAGACtagttaggaagatatgtaaatacacagagctttgaaatgcagcctgcatgttagagatagaagggtaggtgtttgctcaggtcttatAATGTCAGCAAACAaatcttgtctattgctatagcttggattcaaagatcaaaaaaggagtaGTACTGTAAtatttaggaagatacttgagggaaatagtattattgtctatatgtctctttgaaggttgtggtatcCTGTATCTGAATAGCaaccctgttagtctgtatccgcaaaaagaacaggagtacttgtggccacacgtactcctgttctttttgtatctgaagtgtttaatggataaatgaccctgtgctaattgccaggatgtttgagagaaggagagttaagcctattgttttctcaggccaaaaggctgctggaaatgtataaaaatccCAGGGCCGAGGGGAGGGGGTGTACAAATTACCGGAGCCCGgcggtctggaagggggcccggggcccggcttcGTCTGCCCTGTTTAGCCAATCCACCCTTGCTGGAGGGCCCAAAAAAATTTTTCACCAGGGCCTGACCCCACTCTCGGCAGCCCtgcacgatccttcttcatcacagatctgctttgggtttcaagagggggaaatcTTAAGCCATTAAGGCCTGAGATCCCCAATCATTGCCTAGattcaccctgaatatggacattgaacTATAGGACTATTTCTAagaggacttttggcaactacaagctcgtCTCTGCTATATggatctgaacctcaagaactgaattcaagtctgtctgtatattcatcttttaaccaacactctctctcttttctttttttaataaattttagcttagttaacaAGAATTGACTATAATGTGTAtttggggtaagatctaagttataattggacctgggtgtgtggctgatccttcgGGGTTAGATGAACCTTTTTTTATATGATgagaagattttcagaaatcatcatcatatctgacgtgtgtgtctggacggaggcctgaagCTGGGCACTTTAAGGCAACTGCACtatttggacttctgagtaaccagtgaagTGCTAGAGCAGCTGTTTTGGGCTGGTTGGTAAATGTAAGTATTGGAAGATCCACCAGCGTTTgtggtttgtctgccccattctgtttgca
This window encodes:
- the NOP9 gene encoding nucleolar protein 9 → MADPPRGGALGRKRRRPGSEPPGLGARPRLDPDAAGYFRRAAESLRAGLGPGSERGLFVTNVLEEAVGSVLPLALDPSGSLLLQALLPEASPAQLAKLLRPLLPALCQAACHPCGAHVLEAALLRAPQLLGEEDAGTLEELVLQLGQAVREELRAFARDPHASFVVRTLLQVLGGVRVGSDAARGLSGTGPPAPRKKRAEAKSEGPVEFEVPDSFPALLREFIAAFQENIAEFITHRVASLCLQVALEVLHRKLPEACAELCSSVIGYLSSRNPAAGCSPLLVFLKDPVCSRVLDKVLEVSEPRALRLLYRQHFRGQLRALAGHGVANFTLQRLIGAAPPKLLGKVLAELGPGLEEVLAQGHAGVATALLGACRRCGAGQQEALQVLMEAFHCWEPPARRAACAPLFASLLPYEVYYAPGEGQEAQPPLEEQPDSPPTLASVSLHGSLLLQHLLHFADPSPVLRSLAALPPHDLVTLACSPAGSHVYDALLASPSVPRKPRRKVLRGLQGHYVSLACNKHGSRVLDAIWSRATLPAKRQIAQELVEQEQQLRNDPFGHHVVRNFALTHFLKRRRDWDRHQEAETKRRELFAEILED